One Rhizobiales bacterium GAS188 DNA window includes the following coding sequences:
- a CDS encoding Sugar phosphate permease: MDVATEAVGSRPRTAPRPRWMRARFAVLLSLSLMYFIAYIDRTNISVAAPLIAKELGIDKTQLGFIFSIFAYPYTVMQITGGWLADRYGPRLVLFLLCVIWSIATLLTGAVAGALSLILVRIVVGIGEGGAFPAATRAMTFWFPPQERGLAQGVTHSFARLGGAVAPPLVIGIVTLWGWRAAFVTLGLMSAAWAVWWWFSFRDTPLQKRNVSLQELDEIGIPAAKAASENTPWRAMISRMWLVTFVDFCYGWSLWVFLTWLPTYLYEARGFDLAKMALFTSLPLAAGVVGDTLGGVLSDRLYRATGNLRLARCSLLVVGLVGALVFLVPAILTQEPVYAVYGLTASFFCLELTNAVLWSLPIDIAGRYAGTAGGMMNTGFGVAGMVSPLVFGFLITQTGSYVGPFAITGGLLAIGAIAALFIDPNRKVDEAMTGAR; the protein is encoded by the coding sequence ATGGACGTTGCGACCGAAGCCGTCGGCTCGAGGCCGCGCACGGCCCCGCGCCCGAGATGGATGCGCGCCCGCTTCGCGGTGCTGCTGTCGCTCTCGCTGATGTATTTCATCGCCTATATCGACCGCACCAACATCTCGGTCGCCGCCCCCTTGATCGCCAAGGAGCTCGGCATCGACAAGACCCAGCTCGGCTTCATCTTCTCGATCTTCGCCTATCCCTACACGGTGATGCAGATCACCGGTGGCTGGCTCGCCGACCGCTACGGGCCGCGGCTCGTGCTGTTCCTGCTCTGCGTCATCTGGTCGATCGCCACCTTGCTGACCGGCGCCGTCGCCGGCGCCCTCTCGCTCATCCTGGTGCGTATCGTCGTCGGCATCGGCGAAGGCGGTGCCTTCCCGGCCGCAACCCGGGCCATGACCTTCTGGTTCCCGCCGCAGGAGCGCGGCTTGGCGCAAGGGGTGACGCATAGTTTCGCGCGCCTCGGCGGGGCTGTGGCGCCGCCCCTGGTGATCGGCATCGTGACGCTGTGGGGATGGCGCGCCGCTTTCGTGACGCTTGGCCTGATGAGCGCCGCATGGGCCGTCTGGTGGTGGTTCTCGTTCCGGGACACGCCGCTGCAGAAGCGCAATGTCTCGCTGCAGGAGCTCGACGAGATCGGCATTCCGGCTGCGAAGGCCGCGAGCGAGAACACGCCCTGGCGCGCCATGATCTCGCGCATGTGGCTCGTGACCTTCGTCGATTTCTGCTATGGCTGGTCGCTGTGGGTGTTCCTGACCTGGCTGCCGACCTATCTCTACGAGGCACGCGGCTTCGATCTCGCCAAGATGGCGCTCTTCACTTCCTTGCCGCTCGCGGCCGGCGTCGTCGGCGACACGCTGGGCGGGGTGCTCTCGGACCGCCTCTATCGGGCGACGGGCAATCTGCGCCTGGCACGCTGCAGCCTGCTGGTGGTCGGGCTCGTCGGCGCGCTGGTCTTCCTGGTGCCTGCGATCCTGACGCAGGAGCCGGTCTATGCCGTCTATGGCCTGACCGCCTCCTTCTTCTGCCTCGAATTGACGAACGCGGTCTTGTGGTCGTTGCCGATCGACATCGCCGGGCGCTATGCCGGCACGGCGGGCGGCATGATGAATACCGGTTTCGGCGTCGCCGGCATGGTCTCTCCGCTGGTGTTCGGCTTCCTCATCACGCAGACCGGGAGCTATGTCGGCCCCTTCGCCATCACCGGAGGGCTCTTGGCGATCGGCGCGATCGCGGCCCTGTTCATCGATCCGAACCGCAAGGTCGACGAGGCGATGACTGGTGCCCGATGA
- a CDS encoding sulfoacetaldehyde dehydrogenase, with translation MPDERKGSLTVLDRKSDKSEVAALIAALMERGRRAQKIAAGYDQEMTDLLVAAAGWAIMEPSRNRELAELAIAETGLGNVQDKIAKNHRKTLGLLRDLKGARSVGIIAEAPETGIVEIARPVGVVAAITPSTNPGATPANKIINALKGRNAVILAPSPKGWGVCARLAAFIHAEFDKIGAPHDLVQLLPAPVTKEATLELMRRADLVVATGSQANIRAAYASGTPAFGVGAGNVAGIVDGSADLALAAEMIARSKTFDNATSCSSENSLILDAAIHEPMLAALARQGGVLLDASERERLQAALFAGGKLAPGLIAKDAPFIAASAGLDHPRLRDARFLMVTESGFGPEHPFSGEKLSTVLALYRAESFEDAMRIVEGIYAYQGAGHSVGLHSRNEAQAVELGLRLPVARVIVNQAHCIATGGSFDNGLPFSLSMGCGSWGRNSSTDNLNFRHFLNITRISRRIPERIPDEAEIFSAYFARAGR, from the coding sequence GTGCCCGATGAACGGAAAGGATCGCTGACGGTGTTGGATCGGAAGTCAGACAAGAGCGAGGTGGCGGCGCTGATCGCCGCCCTCATGGAGCGGGGGCGGCGCGCCCAGAAGATCGCCGCCGGCTACGACCAAGAGATGACGGATCTGCTGGTCGCGGCCGCCGGTTGGGCCATCATGGAGCCGTCGCGCAACCGCGAATTGGCCGAGCTCGCCATTGCCGAGACGGGGCTCGGCAATGTGCAGGACAAGATCGCCAAGAACCATCGCAAGACGCTCGGCCTGTTGCGCGACCTTAAGGGCGCACGCTCGGTCGGCATCATCGCCGAGGCGCCCGAGACCGGCATCGTCGAGATCGCGCGGCCGGTCGGCGTGGTCGCCGCCATCACGCCCTCGACCAATCCGGGCGCGACGCCCGCAAACAAGATCATCAATGCGCTGAAGGGCCGCAATGCCGTGATCCTCGCGCCCTCCCCCAAGGGCTGGGGCGTCTGCGCCAGGCTCGCAGCCTTCATCCATGCCGAATTCGACAAGATCGGCGCGCCGCACGACCTGGTGCAGCTGCTGCCCGCCCCGGTCACCAAGGAGGCGACGCTGGAATTGATGCGCCGGGCGGATCTCGTGGTGGCGACCGGATCGCAGGCGAATATCCGGGCCGCCTATGCGAGCGGCACCCCGGCCTTCGGGGTCGGCGCCGGCAATGTGGCGGGCATCGTCGATGGCAGCGCCGATCTCGCGCTCGCGGCCGAGATGATCGCCCGCTCCAAGACCTTCGACAATGCGACGAGCTGCTCATCGGAGAACAGCCTCATCCTCGACGCCGCGATCCATGAGCCCATGCTGGCGGCGCTCGCCCGCCAAGGCGGCGTGCTGCTCGACGCGAGTGAGCGCGAGCGTCTGCAAGCCGCGCTCTTCGCCGGCGGCAAGCTCGCGCCCGGACTGATCGCCAAGGACGCGCCCTTCATCGCCGCGAGCGCCGGGCTCGATCATCCGCGCCTGCGCGACGCCCGTTTCCTGATGGTGACGGAGAGCGGCTTTGGGCCCGAGCATCCCTTCTCGGGCGAGAAGCTGTCGACCGTGCTCGCTCTCTACCGCGCCGAGAGCTTCGAGGACGCGATGCGCATCGTCGAGGGCATCTATGCGTATCAGGGCGCGGGGCATTCGGTCGGCTTGCATAGCCGGAACGAGGCGCAGGCGGTCGAGCTCGGCTTGCGGCTTCCGGTGGCGCGCGTGATCGTCAACCAGGCCCATTGCATCGCGACCGGCGGCAGTTTCGATAACGGCCTGCCCTTCTCTCTCTCGATGGGCTGCGGCAGCTGGGGCCGCAACAGCTCGACCGACAATCTGAATTTCCGCCATTTCCTCAACATCACCCGCATCTCGCGCCGCATCCCGGAACGCATTCCCGACGAGGCTGAGATCTTCAGCGCCTATTTCGCGCGGGCGGGCCGATGA
- a CDS encoding Acyl-CoA synthetase (AMP-forming)/AMP-acid ligase II, whose product MSRNEFRTLRDVAVAHAERAPDATLLIAPDNAHQPGRRLSYGEMLRQARRLASHLAARGLEPGDKIALLMQNGYQTTSLFLGAMIAGHVVTPLNLRTSRAGLAYAIDHSDCKLLFVSQEQSALLAEALPLCRREIAVETIDVDAACLFPEASPDMALAPLGAADPTLLMYTSGTTGTPKGVMLTHANLLAAAGSAAEWHRLGEADRVLSSLPLYHINGQVIGTLTPFLSGGSIVAPHGFSVSSWWRDVEAYRCTWINIVPTIIAYLLNAAGTGPGRRFPLLRFGRSASAPLPPEQHRAFETMFGVPVIEGMGMTEAASVVFCNPTLPEARRYGSVGLPCGVEARIVDPQGQELPSGEIGEIRLRGGNVMSGYYKSSEHSVETFDNQGYLRSGDLGYRDEDGYFFVTGRSKELVIKGGENIAPREIDEVLLMHPAILEAAAVGVPDPDYGQEILAGIVLKSDADLSEAELRAHCVAHLGRYKTPKFFAFLDELPKGASGKVQRLAIADAWSGQRETLRG is encoded by the coding sequence ATGAGCCGAAACGAGTTTCGAACGCTGCGGGACGTGGCCGTGGCGCATGCCGAGCGCGCGCCCGATGCGACCTTGCTGATCGCGCCCGACAACGCCCATCAGCCGGGGCGCAGGCTGAGCTATGGCGAGATGCTGCGCCAAGCACGGCGCCTGGCAAGCCATCTCGCGGCGCGCGGCCTGGAGCCTGGCGACAAGATCGCGCTCTTGATGCAGAACGGCTATCAGACGACCTCGCTCTTTCTCGGCGCGATGATCGCCGGCCATGTGGTGACGCCGCTCAACCTGCGCACCTCGCGGGCCGGCCTCGCCTATGCGATCGATCACAGCGACTGTAAGCTCCTCTTCGTCTCGCAGGAACAATCGGCCTTGCTCGCGGAGGCGCTGCCGCTCTGCCGGCGCGAGATCGCGGTCGAGACGATCGACGTCGATGCTGCTTGTCTCTTCCCGGAGGCTTCGCCGGACATGGCCCTGGCGCCGCTCGGCGCCGCCGATCCGACCCTCCTGATGTACACCTCGGGCACCACCGGCACGCCCAAGGGCGTGATGCTGACTCATGCCAATTTGCTGGCCGCGGCGGGAAGCGCCGCCGAATGGCATCGGCTCGGGGAGGCGGACCGCGTGCTCAGCTCGCTGCCGCTCTATCATATCAACGGCCAGGTGATCGGCACGCTGACGCCGTTCCTGTCGGGCGGCAGCATCGTCGCGCCGCATGGCTTCTCGGTGTCGAGCTGGTGGCGCGACGTCGAGGCCTATCGCTGCACCTGGATCAACATCGTGCCGACCATAATCGCATATCTGTTGAACGCCGCCGGAACCGGGCCGGGACGCCGCTTCCCGCTTCTGCGCTTCGGGCGTTCGGCCTCGGCACCGCTCCCGCCCGAGCAGCACCGGGCCTTCGAGACGATGTTCGGCGTGCCCGTGATCGAGGGCATGGGCATGACGGAAGCGGCCTCGGTGGTCTTCTGCAACCCGACGCTGCCCGAGGCGCGCCGCTATGGCAGCGTCGGCCTTCCCTGCGGCGTCGAGGCCCGCATCGTCGATCCGCAAGGGCAGGAGCTGCCGAGTGGCGAGATCGGTGAGATCCGGCTGCGCGGCGGCAATGTGATGAGCGGCTATTACAAATCGTCGGAGCACAGCGTCGAGACCTTCGACAACCAAGGTTATTTGCGCAGCGGCGATCTCGGCTATCGGGACGAGGACGGCTATTTCTTCGTCACCGGGCGCTCGAAGGAGCTGGTCATCAAGGGCGGCGAGAATATCGCGCCGCGCGAGATCGACGAGGTGCTGCTCATGCACCCCGCCATCCTCGAGGCCGCCGCCGTCGGCGTTCCCGACCCGGATTACGGGCAGGAGATCCTGGCCGGCATCGTGCTGAAATCCGACGCCGATCTGAGCGAGGCGGAGCTGCGCGCCCATTGCGTCGCCCATCTCGGGCGCTACAAGACCCCGAAATTCTTCGCCTTCCTCGACGAGCTGCCGAAGGGCGCCTCCGGCAAGGTGCAGCGCCTCGCCATCGCCGACGCCTGGTCCGGCCAGCGGGAAACGCTACGCGGATAG
- a CDS encoding 2-dehydro-3-deoxyphosphogalactonate aldolase, translating to MTLDEALAALPLIAILRGLRPQEALDVASVLRDAGFRILEVPLNSPSPLASIETIVRRFGDEMLVGAGTVLDRDAVAAVASAGGQLIVSPNFEAAVVEATKQRGLVSIPGVATPSEAFAALAAGADAIKLFPAEMIAPAVLRSMRAVLPQDAKLIPVGGITPDNIPAYRQAGATGFGIGSALFKPGMSVADVAHAAARFAGVVKGASAS from the coding sequence GTGACGCTCGATGAGGCGCTCGCCGCCCTGCCGCTGATCGCCATCCTGCGCGGCTTGCGGCCGCAGGAGGCGCTCGATGTGGCGAGCGTGCTGCGCGATGCAGGCTTTCGCATCCTCGAAGTGCCGCTCAACTCGCCGTCGCCGCTCGCCAGCATCGAAACCATCGTCAGGCGCTTCGGCGACGAGATGCTGGTCGGCGCCGGCACGGTGCTCGATCGCGATGCCGTCGCCGCCGTGGCGTCGGCGGGAGGGCAACTGATCGTCTCGCCGAATTTCGAGGCCGCGGTGGTCGAGGCCACCAAGCAACGCGGCCTCGTCTCGATCCCGGGCGTCGCCACGCCGAGCGAGGCTTTCGCGGCGCTCGCCGCCGGAGCCGACGCCATCAAGCTGTTTCCCGCCGAGATGATCGCGCCGGCCGTTCTGCGCTCCATGCGCGCCGTGCTGCCGCAGGACGCGAAGCTCATTCCGGTCGGTGGCATCACGCCGGACAACATCCCGGCCTATCGGCAGGCGGGGGCGACGGGCTTCGGCATCGGCTCGGCGCTGTTCAAGCCGGGCATGTCCGTCGCCGATGTGGCCCATGCGGCAGCGCGCTTCGCAGGGGTGGTGAAGGGCGCGTCCGCGAGTTGA
- a CDS encoding 2-dehydro-3-deoxygalactonokinase, producing the protein MPEPTPSPHCIVLDWGTTNFRAVLVDASATILDRIETQDGIQSVPKSGFEAALAERIAPWRAAYGLLPIYASGMIGSRNGWVEMPYVAAPAGIEDFAKAVRRVALRDGGSILFIPGLTDTAVKPFADVMRGEETQLVGFGLDRDATVVLPGTHSKWARIAQGRIASFRTFVTGEIFGIVSRHSFLSQVAKPQALPDWTAFARGLDTARDPKAASGLLSRLFSVRTGWLAGELDAGEMTDYLSGLVVGSEFREARELGWFKEGQEVGIIGAELMAEVYRRAAEAFGLKPRLGPTDAAMRGCLAIAKVAESSGRQAKAKPAAGVTS; encoded by the coding sequence ATGCCCGAACCTACGCCCTCGCCCCATTGCATCGTGCTCGATTGGGGCACGACCAACTTCCGCGCCGTCCTGGTCGACGCTTCGGCGACGATCCTCGATCGCATCGAGACGCAGGACGGCATCCAGTCGGTGCCGAAATCGGGTTTCGAGGCCGCGCTGGCGGAGCGCATCGCGCCCTGGCGGGCCGCTTATGGACTCTTGCCGATCTACGCTTCCGGCATGATCGGCAGCCGCAATGGCTGGGTCGAGATGCCCTATGTGGCGGCACCGGCCGGCATCGAGGATTTTGCCAAGGCGGTGCGGCGCGTCGCGCTCCGCGATGGCGGCAGCATCCTCTTCATCCCGGGCCTGACCGACACCGCCGTGAAGCCATTCGCGGATGTGATGCGCGGCGAGGAGACACAGCTCGTCGGCTTCGGCCTCGATCGAGACGCGACGGTCGTGCTGCCGGGCACGCATTCGAAATGGGCGCGCATCGCGCAGGGACGGATCGCGAGCTTCCGCACTTTCGTGACCGGCGAGATCTTCGGCATCGTGTCGCGCCATTCCTTCCTGTCGCAAGTGGCGAAGCCGCAGGCCCTGCCGGATTGGACCGCCTTCGCGCGGGGCCTCGACACGGCCCGCGATCCCAAGGCGGCATCCGGCCTGTTGTCGCGGCTGTTCTCGGTGCGCACCGGATGGCTCGCAGGCGAGCTCGATGCGGGCGAGATGACGGATTACTTGTCGGGTCTCGTGGTCGGCTCGGAGTTCCGCGAGGCGCGCGAGCTCGGCTGGTTCAAGGAGGGGCAGGAGGTCGGCATCATCGGTGCGGAGCTGATGGCCGAGGTCTATCGTCGCGCCGCCGAAGCCTTCGGGCTCAAGCCCCGTCTTGGTCCGACCGATGCGGCGATGCGCGGCTGCCTCGCCATCGCCAAGGTCGCCGAGAGCAGCGGGCGGCAGGCCAAGGCCAAACCAGCCGCGGGAGTCACCTCGTGA
- a CDS encoding N-methylhydantoinase A, producing the protein MPSSEKSAALAVAVDIGGTFTDVTLQDPASGRAWRAKTPSIPADPSQAFLTGVELALAEAGREAGEVVRVLHGTTVATNMILEGKGARTALVTTAGFRHVLEIGRQDIPRSVNLYAWIKPKRPVPASRILEVRERIGAGGVVLQALDEASVHEAAEALRRLAVDAVAICLLHAFANPAHERRVAEVLRAALPGAAVTASTDVLPVVREYERSLATILNASVMPGVATYVQRLEQRLEAAGIKAPLLLMQSNGGVAGASSIRRAPALTVLSGPAAGVVGARDVAASCGIADIITVDIGGTSADIALIKGGKIGLTQRGQVGEWPLSLPMVDMVTIGAGGGSIARVEDSTLTVGPKSAGAEPGPACYGRGGTEATVTDAHVVLGQLPERLLGGRMALDRALAETAVREGVARPLGLSLEAAARGMLAIIDSNMVGAIRVVSVERGHDPRDFTLVAFGGAGPLHGCALAELLGISRVLIPPAPGVLCAEGLLAADLKAEFNRTMPKAGRIEVASVEPVYAELECEAQAWFDEEDVAAPDRRQARVAMLRYHGQGGELTVPWGADAAATEAAFLEAHSALYGFNLEAPIELVTVRVEASGRMPEPVRPKLAERRTAATKEMRQVHFATGKREVPVIDREELGAGARFQGPAIVTQLDATTLVPPGWNGEVHATGAMLLRRD; encoded by the coding sequence ATGCCCTCGTCTGAAAAATCTGCCGCCCTCGCGGTCGCCGTCGATATCGGCGGCACTTTCACGGACGTCACCTTGCAAGATCCGGCGAGCGGCCGCGCCTGGCGCGCCAAGACGCCGAGCATCCCGGCCGACCCCTCGCAGGCCTTCCTCACCGGGGTCGAGCTCGCTTTGGCGGAAGCGGGGCGCGAGGCGGGCGAGGTGGTGCGGGTGCTGCACGGCACGACGGTCGCGACCAACATGATCCTCGAGGGCAAGGGCGCCCGCACGGCGCTCGTCACGACGGCCGGCTTCCGGCATGTGCTGGAGATCGGCCGGCAGGACATTCCGCGCAGCGTCAATCTCTATGCCTGGATCAAGCCGAAGCGGCCGGTGCCGGCCTCGCGCATCCTCGAGGTGCGCGAGCGCATCGGGGCGGGCGGCGTGGTGCTGCAGGCGCTCGACGAGGCGAGCGTCCACGAGGCTGCCGAAGCCTTGCGCCGCCTTGCGGTCGACGCGGTGGCGATCTGCCTGCTGCATGCTTTCGCCAACCCGGCCCATGAGCGGCGCGTCGCCGAGGTCTTGCGCGCCGCGCTGCCGGGCGCCGCGGTCACCGCCTCGACCGATGTGCTGCCGGTGGTGCGCGAATATGAGCGCTCGCTCGCGACCATCCTCAACGCCTCGGTGATGCCGGGCGTCGCGACCTATGTGCAGCGCCTCGAGCAGCGCCTCGAGGCCGCCGGCATCAAGGCGCCGCTCCTGCTGATGCAGTCGAATGGCGGGGTCGCGGGCGCCAGCAGCATCCGCCGCGCGCCGGCGCTGACGGTGCTTTCAGGGCCGGCCGCCGGAGTGGTCGGCGCGCGCGACGTCGCCGCTTCTTGCGGCATCGCCGACATCATCACGGTCGATATCGGCGGCACCAGCGCCGACATCGCTCTGATCAAGGGCGGCAAGATCGGCCTCACCCAGCGCGGCCAGGTCGGGGAATGGCCGCTATCGCTGCCCATGGTCGACATGGTGACCATCGGGGCGGGCGGTGGCTCGATCGCGCGCGTCGAGGACTCGACGCTGACAGTCGGCCCGAAGAGCGCCGGCGCCGAGCCCGGTCCCGCCTGCTACGGGCGCGGCGGCACGGAGGCGACCGTCACGGATGCCCATGTGGTGCTCGGCCAATTGCCGGAACGGCTGCTCGGCGGGCGCATGGCGCTCGATCGCGCCCTCGCCGAGACGGCGGTGCGTGAGGGCGTCGCTCGCCCGCTCGGCCTGTCGCTCGAAGCTGCGGCGCGCGGCATGCTGGCGATCATCGACAGCAATATGGTCGGCGCCATCCGGGTGGTCTCGGTCGAGCGCGGCCATGATCCGCGCGATTTCACGCTCGTCGCCTTCGGCGGCGCGGGCCCCCTGCATGGCTGCGCGCTCGCCGAGCTCCTCGGCATCAGCCGCGTGCTGATCCCGCCGGCGCCGGGCGTGTTGTGCGCCGAAGGCCTGCTGGCCGCAGATCTGAAGGCCGAGTTCAACCGCACCATGCCGAAGGCCGGCAGGATCGAGGTCGCGAGCGTCGAGCCGGTCTATGCCGAGCTCGAATGCGAGGCACAGGCCTGGTTCGACGAGGAGGACGTCGCGGCACCGGACCGCCGTCAGGCGCGCGTGGCGATGCTGCGCTATCACGGCCAGGGCGGCGAGCTGACCGTGCCCTGGGGCGCGGATGCCGCGGCGACCGAGGCGGCTTTCCTTGAGGCGCATTCGGCCCTCTACGGCTTCAACCTCGAGGCGCCGATCGAGCTCGTCACCGTCAGGGTCGAGGCGAGCGGCCGCATGCCGGAACCGGTGCGTCCGAAGCTCGCCGAGCGCAGGACCGCGGCGACGAAGGAGATGCGTCAGGTGCATTTCGCCACGGGCAAGCGCGAGGTGCCGGTCATCGATCGCGAGGAGCTCGGGGCCGGCGCCCGCTTCCAAGGTCCCGCCATCGTCACTCAGCTCGACGCCACGACGCTGGTGCCGCCCGGCTGGAATGGCGAGGTGCATGCGACGGGCGCCATGCTGCTGCGGCGCGATTGA
- a CDS encoding N-methylhydantoinase B, whose translation MLRLTDTDGSSATEAAGAPVPARACDPVTLEIVRGAIRATQAEMEALIERTAISAFIREKKDFYTSLFDADGVMAVGSNMPVFGDMSGSVFKRFPPDSMRPGDLYWYSDCYESTGAVSHSNDQVLIAPVFHAGRRCAFVMSWAHFADIGGIRAGSISPDTTDIFQEGIIVPATKLIDQGRTNQAVLEIFHRNSRYPDQSRGDMRALMASVELGVKRVEEILSRFGPEVVEDGLAQLLARTRRIVRERLAETFPYGTHRFTDAIDSDGHGNGPFRIRFALTRERGEDGEDRFVFDATETDDQSPGPVNFLMNPGVPGMALGLYYLGGDAGQVCNAGGPLALDEVRLRQGSLLAPRFPAPLGMRGLTMMRVLATLMGLVSVAGGKGPAAHSAYVISLMRGTFKDEKGETQPFLLADGIGVGYGARPYADGIDAVYFVAQENYPVEFLELGYPVRLRTYAIARDSGGPGRYRGGCGIVREYEILAEEAVLAVRIDSVKNPPWGIAGGMSGGSGRAVVNPGTPQERVLAPLSDGNLLKRGDILRMETGGGGGHGHPFDRPQAEVLEDVLGGFVSVEAAASHYGVVIVGEAADAAATASRRRNRTPVKAFHRNGYVDALV comes from the coding sequence ATGCTCCGCTTGACTGACACGGACGGGTCTTCGGCCACCGAGGCTGCCGGCGCGCCAGTCCCGGCCCGGGCCTGCGATCCGGTGACGCTGGAGATCGTGCGCGGCGCCATCCGCGCCACGCAGGCTGAGATGGAGGCGCTGATCGAGCGCACCGCCATCTCGGCCTTCATCCGCGAGAAGAAGGATTTCTACACCTCGCTCTTCGATGCCGACGGGGTGATGGCGGTCGGCTCCAACATGCCGGTCTTCGGCGATATGAGCGGGTCGGTATTCAAGCGCTTCCCGCCCGACAGCATGCGGCCGGGCGACCTCTATTGGTACAGCGACTGCTATGAATCGACGGGCGCGGTCTCCCATTCCAACGACCAGGTGCTGATCGCGCCGGTGTTCCATGCGGGACGGCGTTGCGCCTTCGTGATGAGCTGGGCGCATTTCGCCGATATCGGCGGCATCCGCGCCGGCTCGATCAGCCCCGACACCACCGACATCTTCCAGGAAGGCATCATCGTTCCGGCCACCAAGCTGATCGACCAGGGGCGCACCAACCAGGCGGTGCTCGAGATCTTCCACCGCAATTCGCGCTATCCCGACCAGAGCCGCGGCGACATGCGGGCCCTGATGGCGAGCGTCGAGCTCGGCGTGAAGCGGGTCGAGGAGATTCTCTCGCGCTTCGGGCCTGAGGTGGTTGAGGATGGGCTGGCGCAATTGCTGGCGCGCACCAGGCGCATCGTGCGCGAGCGCCTGGCCGAGACCTTCCCCTATGGCACGCACCGCTTCACCGATGCCATCGATTCCGATGGCCACGGCAACGGCCCCTTCCGCATCCGCTTCGCCTTGACGCGCGAGCGGGGCGAGGATGGCGAGGACCGCTTCGTGTTCGATGCCACCGAGACGGACGACCAATCGCCGGGCCCGGTGAATTTCCTGATGAATCCCGGCGTGCCCGGCATGGCGCTCGGCCTCTATTATCTCGGCGGCGATGCCGGCCAGGTCTGCAATGCCGGCGGCCCGCTGGCGCTCGACGAGGTGCGCTTGCGCCAGGGCTCGCTGCTCGCCCCGCGCTTTCCGGCGCCGCTCGGCATGCGCGGCCTCACCATGATGCGGGTGCTGGCGACCCTGATGGGCCTCGTCAGCGTCGCCGGCGGCAAGGGGCCGGCCGCGCATTCGGCCTATGTCATCAGTCTGATGCGCGGCACCTTCAAGGACGAGAAAGGCGAGACGCAGCCCTTCCTGCTCGCCGACGGCATCGGCGTCGGCTATGGGGCGCGCCCTTATGCGGACGGCATCGACGCCGTCTATTTCGTGGCGCAGGAGAATTATCCGGTCGAGTTCCTGGAGCTCGGCTATCCGGTGCGGCTGCGCACTTACGCCATTGCTCGCGACAGCGGCGGGCCGGGGCGCTATCGCGGCGGCTGCGGCATCGTGCGCGAATATGAGATTCTGGCCGAGGAAGCCGTGCTCGCCGTGCGCATCGACAGCGTCAAGAACCCGCCCTGGGGCATTGCAGGGGGCATGTCGGGCGGCTCGGGCCGCGCCGTGGTCAACCCCGGCACCCCGCAGGAGCGTGTGCTGGCGCCGCTCTCGGACGGCAATCTCTTGAAGCGCGGCGACATCCTGCGCATGGAGACCGGCGGCGGGGGGGGTCACGGCCACCCCTTCGACCGGCCGCAAGCCGAGGTTTTGGAGGATGTGCTCGGCGGGTTCGTCAGCGTCGAGGCAGCGGCTTCCCATTACGGCGTCGTGATCGTCGGCGAAGCCGCGGATGCCGCGGCCACCGCGTCTCGGCGCCGGAACCGCACGCCGGTCAAGGCCTTCCATCGCAATGGATATGTCGATGCCCTCGTCTGA